In Myxococcus stipitatus, the following are encoded in one genomic region:
- a CDS encoding PilZ domain-containing protein has protein sequence MQRKGGQKAVGSVRVADIALAARDIKPLEPRPGGGVKEEVRRPVTTQPGASFLPVIERNQGEPEHREFPRAQLTTRFEVWVDDDAGGRRFSASLASINVSVSGAFLESTFYLPLGTVLGVSFVLEPGASAVSARAEIVREERADGPGGRSGFGIRFLDFSGQTEVALARLFVGARLRAFAEDYLRSQRARSLPNELERVVDVLSAWELLKATSTEADPWQAK, from the coding sequence ATGCAGAGGAAGGGTGGGCAGAAGGCGGTTGGGAGCGTCCGCGTGGCGGACATCGCGCTGGCGGCGAGGGACATCAAGCCGCTGGAGCCAAGGCCTGGTGGCGGGGTGAAGGAGGAGGTCCGCCGGCCAGTGACAACACAGCCGGGTGCGTCATTCCTGCCTGTCATCGAGCGGAACCAAGGGGAGCCGGAGCACCGGGAGTTTCCCCGGGCGCAGCTGACGACACGCTTCGAGGTCTGGGTGGATGACGATGCCGGCGGGCGCCGTTTCTCGGCGAGCCTGGCCTCCATCAACGTCAGCGTCAGCGGTGCCTTCCTGGAGAGCACCTTCTACCTGCCGCTGGGCACGGTGCTGGGGGTGAGCTTCGTGCTGGAGCCGGGGGCCTCGGCGGTGAGTGCTCGGGCGGAAATCGTCCGGGAAGAGCGCGCGGACGGGCCTGGCGGACGCAGTGGCTTTGGCATCCGCTTCCTCGACTTCAGTGGACAGACAGAAGTGGCGCTGGCTCGGCTCTTCGTGGGGGCGCGGTTGAGAGCCTTCGCGGAAGACTACCTGCGCTCTCAGCGGGCGCGCTCATTGCCCAACGAGCTGGAGCGGGTGGTGGATGTCCTTTCCGCGTGGGAGCTGCTCAAGGCCACCAGCACCGAAGCCGACCCCTGGCAGGCGAAATAG